The Pseudomonas pergaminensis nucleotide sequence AAGGTACGCATGCGTCCGGATGACGGCGAAGGGCGGGTGATCACCGTAGCCTCGAATGTGCCGCTGGAAAAAAGCTTTACCTACGTGATCAACCTCAATAAAGCCGGGTTGCTGAGCGTGTATGCCGCGGATGGAGAATGGAATGAGCGCATTGGTGCGGCGTGGGGCGCCAAGCCGCTGTACTTCAAGGCAGGGGCGTATGTGCAGGACAACAGCGGGGACAGCAAGGAAGGCGCGCGGGTGACGTTTGCGAAGCTGGATATTGATCACGACTGAGCATCGCCTAGTATTGCGTAGGCCTTGTCCTAACGAGCCCATAGATCATTCGCACTCTTGAATATACCAACGATCCATGTGGGAGCCGGGCTTGCCCGCGATGGCGGTGTATCAGGCAACATTTTCGGTGGCTGGCCCACCGTCATCGCGGGCAAGCCCGGCTCCCACATGGGTTCCGTGTCCTACAGGGCCGTTGCGGTGAATCGGAGGCCGCTTATAGTTCGCCCCGTCGCCGGCATTGAACGGCGATAGCGTTTCGCAGCCCTACAGAGTTAATACCGTACCCGTCAAAATACGGCATAGGCAGTCCTGCCAATGCTCGGCTTTTCATGGCGGTTGTGCGTGGGAGGCCTTCGGGTCTGCCGGGTCTTAACTCCTGGGTCTGCGAACCCGCGCACAGCTGCCACCCTATTTGTTTCGCAGCAAACGGTGGCCAATCTTCTCTTGAGTTAAGGGTTTGCTATAAAGAACCAACTACCACCCCGCCGCTTCTACCCCTGCGCCGAAAACGCTACCGATAACCCCGTCCTTTTGATCGACAGCGCAGCCCCTCTGCGGGACCTCCACGCCTGCCTGCGCGAACGCCTGAACGCCGCCCTCGAACACCCCAACCTGATCGCCGCTCCAGCCTGCCGGACTTCGCCGAGCGCGACCTGAACAATGTGACCAATATGGCGTGCAATTTGATCCAAGACGTAAGCGATATGTTCCGAGTTTGAACACCGAGGTTTCGTTACTCCACCCGCTGGCTAATCAATACCTATTATTAAAAACCGCATTCCTCAGGCCTGGCACAACCCTGTCTGATCTATGCCGTTTTCATCAAACAAGGGAGTAGCTTGCTTCCCTCGCAAGGCCGTGCTTTTGCTTTAAAATTCTCTATTCCGACCCTCACTTAAAGCCAAACGCACTTTCCATTATTCACAATCAATATTAAGCACTGTTATTTCTAACAGGTGACACACCCTTAAACCTCATTCAGCATTAAAAATAATGCAACACAACGCGCATCACAGCGCCGTTAACCCTTGTCCTCTTTGTTCAGAAACTTGTATAAACCACCAATCCACTTCACTCCTCAGTCATGGAGAAATAAAAAATGTCAGACACAATCATCAACAGCGTACTGGTAATTGGAAATCAAGTACGGATTAGCGGAAGAACGCGAGCGGGTGTTCATCAAGTTTACTTTGCAAACCCTGCTACCGGCGGGACATTCATAGGTATTGGCTCAAGCCACGGCGCAGGAGATTTTGACGTTACAGTCGGCCCTTTTATCGCTGGCACATACGATGTTGTCGCGGGCCCCATCGAATCAAATGGTTTTGTAAACAATGCAAACTGGTCAAACCCTGCAAGATTTACTATTTTCTAGCTATCGAGTCGCGTAGAAGGCAGATTTACGTGCGCCGTCCTCTCACACCACTGTCCGTAAAGCAGGTCTTGAAGAATTAAACAGCTTTTATGGAACAGACTCCGCTCTCCTCTGAAATCCAATTGATAACAACTGCATTAAAGCGAGGGCAGTTGACGGGGAATCCTGCACTCCTTGATGAGATAGAAAAAATCATCGGGCGTTGGATCACTCTGCGATAGCCGGGACGGCCCTGGGACAGTGCCCCCCCTCTAGATCTACGCATCAACCCTAAATAGATCCGTTCCCATCAGCCACTGGCAATCGCCATTTGCTCATTCGCTCACACAAAAAATTCTCCCCCGGCCCTTCAACTGTCTTCCAATAGCAGCGACTATTCCAAATGGCGATATAAAGAATAGCGAAATATTATCAACCACTGTCAATCATGACAGTTACGCAGTTCCAATAAAAAATTACCCTGTATCACAGCAACTCAGCAGTTATTTAGATGGCAAGCCAAACCGCATCATTCAAGTAGAAACTTAAATTTTTCACGCCAACCGAGGAGATACATCATGCCCATGCCATTCACTCCGATTACCCCTCACCCCCCATTCCCCAGCACACCGGCCATAAACAGCCTTTCTATAACAGCAACCCCCATTCCAGCAGGAGGTACAGCTGTGGGAATGGCGCCACAGATAACCGTCTTCCGACAATATATTCTTATCCAATCTTTTATGCATATAAACTCTCGCATAAATGATGTTATCGAGTTTTACCTTGATCCGGTAGGTGCGCCGCCCGCCCTTGCGCCGTGCCACACGCGAACTATGAGCATTTCGCTATATGACGCAATTACGAATTATGGAGGCGGTCGATATGTATTTGAACTTTCAAATTTTCCACAAGCTCCCGGACTGTATGATTTCTCGTGTATCCAAACCAATGTAAATGGCATCATAGTGGCTCTCTCTCTCCCGACGAGATACAACTTGTAAATACGCATTCAACCACAATCAAAAACCAATAGAATCTTAGACAAAATTAACACACTGACAAACACATGAAGAGCGCAAGAGGCAGCAATCATGACAACGTTCCAACGCCCATTTGCAGTAGGACAAGTTCCACAACTCATCAATCCAAGGCAGTTTCCATCTCCACCCTTCTTTACCTCAAGACAAGTTGCGGACTTGAAAAGCAATACAACCATCAGCTTAATGATCCCTAATCACAACAGCTTAAGAGTCGGCGACTTAATAGAAATTTACATTGATCGCACGCCTACCACGACCCCTAGTCAAACCCCCTATCGAGTCGTTCCTGTAGACATTATCTCTGGAACCAACACCATAGCGCGAAATACCAACTTCGAGATAACGGCGCAAGACTCAAGAAGAATGCTCGATCAAGTTTTTGAAATGTCTTGTGCAGCAGGAACGCCTGGCAACCCGCATATATTCTATTTAAGCTGTTTTTTCGGGGTCACATTTATAAATCCATGAACGACGACAGGAGACAGCATTGACAAGAATGCGTTAATCCACTCAGAAGATTATGACGACCCTCGAAAATTTGTCATGCCTTAAACATCGCAACGTACTTTAACCTCATCACGATCACCGTAGCCCAAACCCAAACCCTTCGTGCCCTTGGCATGCGTAAAACATCAACGGCATAAATAACGATTTATTATAACCACAATTCCAAAAACAACTTAAAAACTGTCATATCTAACAGTATACCCACCCAAAAATCTCCTACAAACTTGAATCTCCAAACCCAAAGGTGTAAAAAAATGGCCCTTATTATTGCTCAACCAGGATCCAACATTTTCAACTACGCAAAACCGGTCCTTCATGTGCCGACTCCACCTCCTCCACCCCAACAAGGTTATATACAGCTGTTACAAGGTTGCCACTTATGTGTTGTTAAAGACGGGACAGTGATTGATGGAAAATACAAATCAGCTGATCAACAAGCGAAAACCTTCGTAATAACGGATAGCGAGGGCGTAGACCAGACTATTAACACTATAACGTCCAAGGTAAATGTTTACGCGTATGCCGGCTCAAACGTAACTGTCTATGAAGGCCCCAACTTTCATTATGGAAATGCCACTGTACATGTAGGTTATGGCGGAACGGCGGCTATCTATGAGCGAAATTTGAAATTTGACACAACCTTGCCACTAAAAGCCATCCACGTATAAACCAACCCTACCCACACTTAATTCTGGAGATGAAAAATGTACCAACTAACCGTTACCGAACAGCGTATACAGCTCGAACCAGGCGATAAGATTACTCTAATCGACGGGAAGACACCCTATGCGAATGTAACAATTACTTCGATCGATGAGCAAGCACAAGCTGTGATCGTGACCGGCGCAGGGGGAGCAAGACCACGAGCATTCGCATTAGCAAATGTAGGCTTCGCCTTTGAAACTGAGATGTTCCCTCCTGATCAACTCGTCAGGTCAGCGCAATTGGAATTGCGCTAATCGCTGAATCCCTTATGCGATGTATAGCAAGGCAGGTATATAAAAATATCTGCCTCCCATAAAACTCAAGGTGCATAACAATAGGAACTTTCGAAATGGCCACTCTGATTAATGACTGGTTAAAATTATCCTCACCCGAACCAGGTGACATTCTTGAAATCAAAACAAAAAATGAGATCTTTATCGCTATCGACATATGGCAAGAAAAAAGCACAGGTCTAATAAAAATTGAATGTGCTGATAGATCCATTCACACGCTTACCATTCATGAAATAGACAGCATCACACATATTGTGTCCTCCAACCCAATATTTTTCAGCAAACCTGCAGTAGAACACGAAGATCTACCCCATACTTTCCTAATTACTGGAGATGCCGACATCTTTATAGAAAGACCCGATAGCGGATACCACTTTAACCCGGCACCGCCCGGGACTGTCTTAGTTAACGGAGTTGTTCTCGACTCACAGATACCCTATGGGTACTCGAAGCGTTCAAGTCTTGCTGCCGGAAGAAGTCCAGTGTGGCTAAAAGCAAAAAAAATCACATGAGGTTTTCTATTTAGGTGGAATTGAACGACTACACTGGAGGTATCGAGACCCGACAATGTTACAGAAACTCTGCAAACTGCGCCCCAACCAATTTTCGCTATGTATACTCCATGAACAGACGTACGCTGACTCTCCCGAAGCGTGCATCGCACTAGCTCGGTGCGACAGTATCCACTGCTTGAAAATCCGTACTGCGTTACCACTGAGTTTTTTGGAACGAACAATATTTTTCTATTTGGATACAGAAAAATATCTCCCATACAGCAACAACTGCCCGCCTCCGATCTGCCTCCACACCTGAAGCCCCCACAACAAATATATGCAATTTATAGATGGTACCTCTCCACACCAGAAATCCAGACAAAAAAAACCCGCATCGCTGCGGGCTTTTGTTTAAACGCCTGAGGCTCAGTTCACCTTAGCGTTCAACTCACCTTTCAGGTAACGCTGATACATCGCTTCCAGAGAGATCGGCTTGATCTTCGAAGCATTGCCGGCAGTGCCAAAGGCCTCGTAACGCGCGATACACACATCACGCATCGCGGTCACGGTGGCGCCGAAGAACTTACGCGGGTCAAACTCACTCGGATTGGTGGCCATCAGGCGACGCATGGCACCGGTGGACGCCAGGCGCAGGTCGGTGTCGATGTTGACCTTGCGCACGCCGTACTTGATGCCTTCGACGATTTCTTCAACCGGCACGCCGTAGGTTTCTTTGATGTCGCCGCCGTACTGGTTGATGATCGCCAGCCACTCTTGCGGCACCGAGGAAGAACCGTGCATCACCAGGTGGGTGTTGGGGATGCGCTTGTGGATTTCCTTGATGCGGTCGATGGCCAGCACGTCGCCGGTCGGCGGCTTGGTGAACTTGTAGGCACCGTGGCTGGTACCGATGGCGATGGCCAGGGCGTCAACTTGGGTCTTCTTCACGAAGTCAGCGGCTTCTTCCGGGTCGGTCAGCATCTGGCTGTGATCCAGCACGCCTTCGGCGCCGATGCCGTCTTCTTCGCCGGCCATTCCGGTTTCCAGGGAACCCAGGCAGCCCAGCTCGCCTTCAACCGAAACGCCGCAGGCATGCGCCATGGCCACGGTTTGTTGGGTAACGCGTACGTTGTACTCGTAGTCGGTCGGGGTCTTGCCGTCTTCGCCGAGGGAGCCGTCCATCATCACCGAGCTGAAGCCCAGTTGGATGGAGCGCTGGCACACGTCAGGGCTGGTGCCGTGGTCCTGGTGCATGCACACCGGGATGTGCGGGAATTCTTCGATTGCGGCGAGGATCAGGTGACGCAGAAACGGGGCGCCAGCGTATTTGCGCGCACCGGCCGAAGCCTGGACGATCACGGGGGAGTCGGTCTTGTCAGCGGCTTCCATGATGGCGCGCATCTGCTCAAGGTTGTTGACGTTAAAGGCTGGGACGCCGTAGCCGAACTCGGCTGCGTGGTCCAGCATTTGACGCATGCTGATAAGTGCCATTGTGTTGTCTCTCCCGGTCGAGGGTCGTTAATCGTGCAAGCCTGCCGTAGCGGCGGCTGCTATTCAAGTTATTGCAGGCCAGGCTTTACACACCTGGCCTGCTGAATCGTTATTGCTGATGTGGCTGACTCAAATTCCAATCTGGGACCGATTCGATGTGGGCGCTGGCTTGCCTGCGATCGCGGTGTACCAGAGGCCGAATTCGCCAACTGGCCCACCGCTTTCGCGGGCAAGCCCGCTCCCACATTTGATCTTCAGTGATCTGACTATTGGGCCTTGCAGCCGCGGCCGATCAAATCATCAGTGGCTACCCAGTAGACCAGGCCTTCCTCACCTTTTGTGTGAAACGCCAACTGGTCGTTGCTGTACAGCACGCCCGAGGCGGCAACGTCCTGCTTGAGGCGGTAAACCTGATCGGAACCGCCCAAACGGACATCCACCTCGGATTTGGCCTGATTAGCAAAGCGCCAGTTCACCTCGGCTTTGCTGTCGCAGGTCCAAGTAGTCCACTTGTCGGCAGTTTCTGCCTTGTTGCCGAACATGTTCATGCTGCTGCAGCCGGCCAATAGGGCCAGGGCTGCCAGGGCGAAAACGCCTTTCATTGCCAATCCTCGTGAGGCGACCGATGGCCGCCAGTTGATCAGACCCGTCAAGGGCAACCCTGTTCCTGACCGTTGGGCGCGGCGTCGTATTTCTCCAGCCGTTCGTTGCCGATGCGCTTGTTGATCACCGGCATGGTTTCGGCTTGCCAGTCAGCCTGGTAGCAACTTTTTTTCGACGACGGCCCCGATTTATCAGGCTCCGGCGCCGCGTTTGGGGAGCTGCCGCAGCCGGCCAACAGGCCCGCTGCGATCACCAGTGCCAACGACTTGAACATGGGAATACTCCTTTTCCGGATCACGAGCCTTAGCCTTTGGCTCGGGTTTCCAGCACTTCAACGGCCGGCAGTACTTTGCCTTCGACGAATTCAAGGAACGCGCCGCCACCGGTAGAAATGTAGGAGATCTGGTCGGCAACGCCATATTTATCGATGGCGGCGAGGGTGTCGCCGCCGCCGGCGATGGAGAATGCCGAGCTTTCGGCGATGGCCTTGGCCAGTACTTTGGTGCCGTTGCCGAATTGGTCGAATTCGAACACACCCACCGGGCCGTTCCACAGGATGGTCTGGGAGGCTTTCAGCAGTTCTGCAAAGTTGGCGGCGGTTTGCGGGCCGATATCCAGGATCATGTCGTCGGCGGCCACGTCAGCGATCAGCTTGACGGTGGCTTCGGCGCTTTCGGCAAATTCCTTGGCGACGACCACGTCCACCGGCAGCGGCACGCTGACCTTGGCGGCGATGGCGCGGGCGGTGTCGAGCAGGTCCGGCTCGTACAGGGACTTGCCCACCGGGTGACCGGCTGCGGCCAGGAAGGTGTTGGCAATGCCGCCGCCGACGATCAGCTGATTGCAGATCTGGCTCAGGCTGTTGAGTACGTCCAGCTTGGTGGACACCTTGGAACCGGCGACGATGGCAGCCATCGGTTGCGCCGGCGCGCCCAGGGCCTTGCCCAGCGCGTCCAGCTCAGCGGCCAGCAGCGGGCCAGCAGCGGCAACCTTGGCGAACTTGGCCACGCCATGGGTGGAGCCTTCGGCGCGGTGAGCGGTGCCGAATGCGTCCATCACGAACACATCGCACAGCGCAGCATATTGCTGGGCCAGTTCGTCACTGTTCTTTTTCTCGCCCTTGTTGAAGCGCACGTTTTCGAACAGCACGATGTCGCCGGCCTTCACATCCACACCACCCAGGTAATCAGCCACCAGCGGCACGTCGCGGCCCAGGGCTTTGCTCAGGTAGTCGGCGACAGGCTTGAGGCTGTTTTCGGCGGAGAACTCACCTTCGGTCGGGCGACCCAGGTGGGAGCAGACCATCACGGCCGCACCTTTTTCCAGGGCCAGCTTGATGGTCGGCAGCGAGGCCAGGATTCGCGCATCGCTGGTGACAACACCGTCCTTGACTGGGACGTTGAGGTCTTCGCGGATCAGTACGCGCTTACCTTGCAGATCGAGGTCGGTCATCTTCAACACGGTCATGGGTCGCAGTTCCTGAGTTACTGTTGAGGTTGTTTGGAAGCGATGTGCAGATAATGTTCCGCAACATCCAGCATTCGGTTGGCAAAGCCCCATTCGTTGTCGAACCAGGCCAGGATATTCACCAGCCTCGGGCCGGAAACGCGGGTCTGGCTGGCATCGACAATCGCCGAATGCGGGTCATGGTTGAAATCGCAACTGGCGTGGGGCAACTCGGTGTAGGCCAGCAAACCTTTGAGCGGGCCGCTGGTGGCGGCGTCGCGCAGGATCCGGTTGACCTCCGTCGCATCGGTGTCGCTGACGGTCTGCATGGTGATGTCCAGGCAGGACACGTTCACCGTCGGCACCCGTACGGCTTTGGCCTGGATTCGCCCGGCAAGTTCCGGCAACAGTCGCTCGATACCGCGAGCCAGGCCCGTGGACACCGGAATCACTGACTGGAACGCCGAACGCGTACGGCGCAGGTCTTCGTGGTGATAGGCGTCGATCACCGGCTGGTCGTTCATTGCCGAGTGAATCGTGGTGATCGACACGTAGTCCAGGCCAATCGCCTGGTCCAGCAGGCGCAACAGCGGCACGCTGCAGTTGGTGGTGCAGGACGCGTTGGACACCAGCAGCTCATCGCCAGTCAGGCAATGCTGGTTGATGCCATAGACGATGGTGGCGTCGACATCCGCCTCGCTGGCCATCGGCTGGGAAAACAGCACACGCGGCGCGCCGGCGTCGAGGAAACGCTGGCCATCGGCACGGGTGTGATAGACACCGGAACACTCCAGCACCAGGTCGACGCCCAGTGCTTTCCAGTCGATGCCTTCGGGGGTGGCACTGCGCAAGACTTGCACGCAGTTGCCATTAATGTGCAGACAATCGCCCTCGACCCGCACTTCGCCGGGGAAGCGGCCGTGGGTGGAGTCAAAGCGTGTCAGGTATTCGATGCTGGCCATGTCGGCCAGATCATTGATCGCAACAATTTCAAACCCGGCCGCCGCCCCTCGCTCGAACAGCGCACGCAAGACGCAACGACCAATGCGGCCGTAGCCGTTGAGTGCAACTTTGTAGGGACGGGGTTGGGGCATGGGGTTCTCGATTACCATTGGGTAATGGGGTGGCTGCTAGACCGCTTTCGCGAGCAAGCCCGCTCCCACATTTTGACCGCATTCTCATGCTGGAACTCGGTCAAGTGTGGGAGCGGGCTTGCTCGCGAAGAGGCCAGTCCAGCCACCCCAATTTACAGCCTTAGTCTTCCAGCAGCTCTTCAGCCTGACCCAGGATGTTTTCCAGGGTGAAGCCGAACTCTTCGAACAACGCTGGCGCCGGCGCCGACTCACCGTAGGTGGTCATGCCGATCACGCGGCCTTCCAGGCCCACGTACTTGTACCAGTAGTCGGCATGCGCCGCTTCGATGGCAATGCGCGCGCTGACCTGCAACGGCAGCACCGATTGCTTGTAGCCGGCGTCCTGGGCTTCGAACACGCTGGTGCACGGCATGGATACAACGCGCACGTTGCGGCCTTGCGCGGTCAGCTTGTCGTAGGCCTGGACGGTCAGGCCGACTTCGGAACCGGTGGAGATCAGGATCAGCTCCGGCTCGCCAATGCAGTCCTTGAGCACGTAGCCACCACGGCTGATGTCGGCGATCTGTGCGTCGGTACGCACTTGGTGCTGCAGGTTCTGACGCGAGAAGATCAGCGCCGAAGGGCCGTCCTTGCGCTCGATGGCGTGCTTCCAGGCCACGGCGGATTCCACCGCATCGGCAGGGCGCCAGCAATCCAGGTTTGGCGTGGTACGCAGGCTGGTCAGTTGCTCGACCGGCTGGTGCGTCGGGCCGTCTTCGCCCAGGCCGATGGAGTCGTGGGTGTACACGTGGATCACGCGCTTCTTCATCAGCGCAGCCATGCGTACGGCGTTGCGGGCGTATTCCATGAACATCAGGAAGGTCGCGCCGTAAGGCACCAGGCCGCCGTGCAGGGACACGCCGTTCATGATGGCGCTCATGCCGAACTCACGCACGCCGTAGTACATGTAGTTGCCGCTGGCGTCTTCAGCCGAGACACCTTTGCAGCCTTTCCACAGGGTCAGGTTGGAGCCGGCCAGGTCAGCCGAGCCGCCAAGGATCTCAGGCAGCAGCGGGCCGAAGGCGTTCAGGGTGTTCTGGCTGGCTTTACGGCTGGCGATGGTCTCGCCCTTGGCCGCGACTTCGGCGATGTAGGCCGAGGCTTTTTCCGAGAAGTCGGCAGGCAGGTCACCGGCCAGGCGACGCACCAGCTCATTGGCCAGCTCAGGGAATTCGGCGGAGTAGGCCGCGAAACGCTGGTCCCACTCGGCTTCGGTGGCCAGGCCTTTTTCCTTGGCATCCCATTCGGCGTAGATGTCGGCCGGGATTTCGAACGGGCCGTGGTTCCACTTCAGGGCTTCACGGGTCAAGGCGATTTCCGCGTCACCCAGGGGGGCGCCGTGGCAGTCTTCTTTGCCCTGCTTGTTCGGCGAACCGAAACCGATGGTGGTCTTGCAGCAGATCAGGGTCGGCTGTGCGCTCTTGCGGGCGGTGTCGATAGCGGTCTTGATCTCTTCCGGATCGTGGCCGTCGACATTGCGGATCACCTGCCAGTTGTAGGCTTCGAAACGCTTAGGGGTGTCGTCGGTGAACCAGCCTTCGACTTCGCCGTCAATGGAGATGCCGTTGTCATCGTAGAAGGCAATCAACTTGCCCAGGCCCAAGGTGCCGGCCAGGGAAGCGACTTCGTGGGAAATGCCTTCCATCATGCAGCCATCACCCAGGAACACATAGGTGTGGTGATCGACGATGTCGTGGCCAGGGCGGTTGAACTGCGCGCCCAGGACTTTTTCAGCCAACGCGAAGCCTACGGCGTTGGCCAGGCCTTGGCCCAGGGGACCAGTGGTGGTCTCGACGCCTGGGGTGTAGCCGAATTCCGGGTGGCCCGGGGTGCGACTGTGCAGCTGGCGGAAGCTCTTGAGGTCGTCGATGGTGACGTCGTAGCCGGTCAGGTGCAGCAGCGAGTAGATCAGCATCGAGCCATGGCCGTTGGACAGCACGAAGCGGTCACGGTCGGCGAACGACGGGTTGCTCGGGTTGTGTTTCAGGTAGTCACGCCACAGGACCTCGGCGATATCCGCCATGCCCATGGGGGCACCGGGATGGCCGCTGTTGGCTTTTTGCACGGCATCCATGCTGAGGGCACGAATGGCGTTGGCACGCTCACGACGGCTGGGCATCGCTGATCTCCTGAAGTTTGAATATAAAAGAAACGGAAAAAAGGACCGGCATTTTCCCTCAGCCACCGCCTGCGGGCAATGACAGATAGTCACTTGAAGGTGTTTTTCCTGTGCTTTGGGCGGCAATCGCCTGCAGAAACGGTTAACGGGTTCGTCTAGAGGTTATAGCGGCTGCTTATAACCGCCACTTATCGTTCAATATCAAAACTTTTTGATATTGGCCTTGCGGGTATTTCCACCCATCACTAGACTGCTGGCCTTATGAACCTACCCGTGCCCTCACTGCGCCCCGACGACGGCGATGAACTGGCAGCCTTGTGCAAGGCCGCTGGCGATCCGTTGCGCCTGAACGTATTGCGCGCACTGGCCAACGATTCCTTCGGCGTACTGGAGCTGGCACAGATCTTTGCCATCGGCCAGTCCGGCATGAGCCACCACTTGAAGGTACTGGCACAGGCTGACCTGGTGGCCACCCGCCGCGAAGGCAATGCGATTTTCTACCGCCGCGCCCTGCCCCACACCGAACTGCTCGGCGGCAAGCTGCACGCCGCCCTGCTCGAAGAAGTGGACAACCTGAGCCTGCCGGGCGACGTGCAGTCGCGCATCGGCCTGGTGCATGGGCAACGCGCTGCCGCGAGCCAGGACTTTTTCGCACGGGTTGCAGAGAAGTTTCGTGCGCAGCAGGACCTGATCGCCGGCTTGCCCCAGTACCGCGACAGCGTACTGGCGCTGCTGGACAAGTTGAGCTTCAGAGAGGAAGCCACGGCACTGGAAGTCGGCCCGGGCGATGGCGGTTTCTTGCCCGAGCTGGCGCGGCGCTTCCAGCAGGTCACCGCCCTGGACAACAGCCCGGCGATGCTCGAACTGGCGCGCCAGCTGTGCGAACGCGAAGCGCTGGACAATGTCAGCCTGCAGTTGGCGGACGCACTGAATAGCACGACGATCAAGGCCGACTGCGTGGTGTTGAATATGGTGCTGCACCATTTCGCCGCCCCCGCCGACGCCCTCAAGCAAATGGCCGGGCTGCTGCACCCCGGCGGTAGCCTGCTGGTTACGGATTTATGCAGCCACAACCAGAATTGGGCCAGGGAGGCCTGCGGTGATCTCTGGTTGGGTTTTGAACAGGACGATCTGGCCCGTTGGGCCACCGCTGCGGGACTCGTTCCCGGGGAAAGCCTCTATGTAGGTTTACGTAATGGTTTCCAGATCCAGGTCCGCCATTTTCAGCGGCCGGCTGGCGACACTCACCATCGGTAAATATCAGGAAAACATCGAGATGAGCGAATACTCCCTTTTCACCTCCGAGTCCGTGTCTGAAGGGCATCCGGACAAAATCGCCGACCAGATTTCTGATGCGGTGCTGGACGCCATCATTGCTGAAGACAAGTTCGCCCGTGTGGCGTGCGAGACTCTGGTGAAAACCGGTGTAGCGATCATCGCTGGCGAAGTAACCACCACCGCCTGGGTTGACCTGGAGCAGATCGTTCGTGACGTGATCACCGACATCGGCTACACCAGCTCCGACGTCGGCTTCGACGGCGCGACCTGCGGCGTGATGAACATCATCGGCAAGCAGTCCCCGGACATCAACCAGGGTGTTGACCGCGCCAAGCCAGAAGACCAGGGCGCCGGCGACCAGGGCCTGATGTTCGGCTACGCCAGCAACGAGACCGACGTGCTGATGCCAGCACCGATCACCTTCTCGCACCAACTTGTACAACGCCAGGCCGAAGCCCGTAAAAACGGCCTGCTG carries:
- the fba gene encoding class II fructose-bisphosphate aldolase (catalyzes the reversible aldol condensation of dihydroxyacetonephosphate and glyceraldehyde 3-phosphate in the Calvin cycle, glycolysis, and/or gluconeogenesis) — protein: MALISMRQMLDHAAEFGYGVPAFNVNNLEQMRAIMEAADKTDSPVIVQASAGARKYAGAPFLRHLILAAIEEFPHIPVCMHQDHGTSPDVCQRSIQLGFSSVMMDGSLGEDGKTPTDYEYNVRVTQQTVAMAHACGVSVEGELGCLGSLETGMAGEEDGIGAEGVLDHSQMLTDPEEAADFVKKTQVDALAIAIGTSHGAYKFTKPPTGDVLAIDRIKEIHKRIPNTHLVMHGSSSVPQEWLAIINQYGGDIKETYGVPVEEIVEGIKYGVRKVNIDTDLRLASTGAMRRLMATNPSEFDPRKFFGATVTAMRDVCIARYEAFGTAGNASKIKPISLEAMYQRYLKGELNAKVN
- a CDS encoding MliC family protein, whose protein sequence is MKGVFALAALALLAGCSSMNMFGNKAETADKWTTWTCDSKAEVNWRFANQAKSEVDVRLGGSDQVYRLKQDVAASGVLYSNDQLAFHTKGEEGLVYWVATDDLIGRGCKAQ
- a CDS encoding phosphoglycerate kinase, with the protein product MTVLKMTDLDLQGKRVLIREDLNVPVKDGVVTSDARILASLPTIKLALEKGAAVMVCSHLGRPTEGEFSAENSLKPVADYLSKALGRDVPLVADYLGGVDVKAGDIVLFENVRFNKGEKKNSDELAQQYAALCDVFVMDAFGTAHRAEGSTHGVAKFAKVAAAGPLLAAELDALGKALGAPAQPMAAIVAGSKVSTKLDVLNSLSQICNQLIVGGGIANTFLAAAGHPVGKSLYEPDLLDTARAIAAKVSVPLPVDVVVAKEFAESAEATVKLIADVAADDMILDIGPQTAANFAELLKASQTILWNGPVGVFEFDQFGNGTKVLAKAIAESSAFSIAGGGDTLAAIDKYGVADQISYISTGGGAFLEFVEGKVLPAVEVLETRAKG
- the epd gene encoding erythrose-4-phosphate dehydrogenase; translated protein: MPQPRPYKVALNGYGRIGRCVLRALFERGAAAGFEIVAINDLADMASIEYLTRFDSTHGRFPGEVRVEGDCLHINGNCVQVLRSATPEGIDWKALGVDLVLECSGVYHTRADGQRFLDAGAPRVLFSQPMASEADVDATIVYGINQHCLTGDELLVSNASCTTNCSVPLLRLLDQAIGLDYVSITTIHSAMNDQPVIDAYHHEDLRRTRSAFQSVIPVSTGLARGIERLLPELAGRIQAKAVRVPTVNVSCLDITMQTVSDTDATEVNRILRDAATSGPLKGLLAYTELPHASCDFNHDPHSAIVDASQTRVSGPRLVNILAWFDNEWGFANRMLDVAEHYLHIASKQPQQ
- the tkt gene encoding transketolase, with protein sequence MPSRRERANAIRALSMDAVQKANSGHPGAPMGMADIAEVLWRDYLKHNPSNPSFADRDRFVLSNGHGSMLIYSLLHLTGYDVTIDDLKSFRQLHSRTPGHPEFGYTPGVETTTGPLGQGLANAVGFALAEKVLGAQFNRPGHDIVDHHTYVFLGDGCMMEGISHEVASLAGTLGLGKLIAFYDDNGISIDGEVEGWFTDDTPKRFEAYNWQVIRNVDGHDPEEIKTAIDTARKSAQPTLICCKTTIGFGSPNKQGKEDCHGAPLGDAEIALTREALKWNHGPFEIPADIYAEWDAKEKGLATEAEWDQRFAAYSAEFPELANELVRRLAGDLPADFSEKASAYIAEVAAKGETIASRKASQNTLNAFGPLLPEILGGSADLAGSNLTLWKGCKGVSAEDASGNYMYYGVREFGMSAIMNGVSLHGGLVPYGATFLMFMEYARNAVRMAALMKKRVIHVYTHDSIGLGEDGPTHQPVEQLTSLRTTPNLDCWRPADAVESAVAWKHAIERKDGPSALIFSRQNLQHQVRTDAQIADISRGGYVLKDCIGEPELILISTGSEVGLTVQAYDKLTAQGRNVRVVSMPCTSVFEAQDAGYKQSVLPLQVSARIAIEAAHADYWYKYVGLEGRVIGMTTYGESAPAPALFEEFGFTLENILGQAEELLED
- a CDS encoding ArsR/SmtB family transcription factor, yielding MNLPVPSLRPDDGDELAALCKAAGDPLRLNVLRALANDSFGVLELAQIFAIGQSGMSHHLKVLAQADLVATRREGNAIFYRRALPHTELLGGKLHAALLEEVDNLSLPGDVQSRIGLVHGQRAAASQDFFARVAEKFRAQQDLIAGLPQYRDSVLALLDKLSFREEATALEVGPGDGGFLPELARRFQQVTALDNSPAMLELARQLCEREALDNVSLQLADALNSTTIKADCVVLNMVLHHFAAPADALKQMAGLLHPGGSLLVTDLCSHNQNWAREACGDLWLGFEQDDLARWATAAGLVPGESLYVGLRNGFQIQVRHFQRPAGDTHHR